The proteins below come from a single Aegilops tauschii subsp. strangulata cultivar AL8/78 chromosome 6, Aet v6.0, whole genome shotgun sequence genomic window:
- the LOC109736150 gene encoding uncharacterized protein, protein MFLAKSKESMQYQVMEGRKDMQESDTAPVVQVPREPAIVINGVPDFPPDFASGSQLAVRDAPRSRADHRFGEWLVERKVRKWFGDKYYAGIVVRYDSGNNWYTVVYEDGDQEDLEWHELEEILLPLDITIPLNTLVMDKFKHQNVVPDYRTNVASNQMVVRAVNGQQSNNLPLPGWLQASASAGENALVCLKPSDQPKKRGRPRKDRSASGDIQPKKRGRPPKDISTSGDIQPKKRGRPPKEPGEKSIDRSKLETVRAEKLKRESMLLRGPPPGSQSF, encoded by the coding sequence ATGTTTCTAGCCAAATCCAAGGAATCGATGCAGTATCAGGTCATGGAGGGGAGGAAGGACATGCAAGAGTCAGACACTGCACCTGTTGTTCAAGTACCCAGAGAGCCTGCCATCGTTATCAATGGTGTCCCAGACTTTCCTCCTGATTTCGCATCTGGTTCACAACTTGCAGTAAGAGATGCCCCGCGATCTCGAGCTGATCATCGCTTTGGTGAATGGCTAGTAGAGCGGAAAGTGAGGAAGTGGTTTGGAGACAAGTACTATGCAGGGATAGTTGTCAGGTACGACAGTGGAAACAATTGGTACACCGTTGTCTATGAAGATGGTGACCAGGAAGATCTTGAGTGGCATGAACTGGAGGAGATCCTGCTACCGTTGGACATAACCATTCCACTCAACACACTTGTGATGGACAAATTCAAACATCAGAATGTTGTTCCTGACTACAGAACTAATGTTGCTAGCAATCAGATGGTGGTCAGAGCGGTAAATGGCCAACAGTCAAACAACCTACCACTACCAGGGTGGCTTCAGGCGTCAGCATCAGCAGGAGAAAATGCTCTAGTATGTCTGAAACCTAGTGATCAACCTAAGAAAAGGGGCAGGCCTCGAAAGGATAGAAGTGCATCAGGTGATATTCAACCTAAAAAGAGGGGCAGGCCTCCAAAGGATATAAGCACATCAGGTGATATTCAACCTAAAAAAAGAGGCAGACCTCCAAAAGAACCTGGAGAGAAGAGTATTGATAGGAGCAAATTAGAGACAGTCAGGGCTGAAAAACTGAAGAGAGAAAGCATGCTTCTGCGAGGGCCACCACCTGGAAGCCAGTCATTCTAA